One window of Psychrobacillus sp. FSL H8-0483 genomic DNA carries:
- a CDS encoding QueT transporter family protein, whose amino-acid sequence MKIKTIATSGIIAALYVAVSLLIAPFAFGAVQFRIAEMFNHLVVFNKKFFFGIVLGVIITNMFSPMAAYDLIFGVAHTVISLLITIFAAKFIKGQVKQMVFNTIVFTFMTFIIAFELNLAFDLPFFYTWLTVAVGEFVVLAVGIPLMSALNKRLNFKSLI is encoded by the coding sequence ATGAAAATCAAAACTATTGCAACAAGCGGGATTATTGCTGCTTTATATGTTGCAGTTTCCTTATTAATTGCGCCATTTGCATTTGGTGCAGTACAATTTCGTATAGCCGAAATGTTTAATCACCTTGTGGTATTCAATAAGAAATTCTTTTTTGGGATTGTACTCGGTGTGATTATAACTAATATGTTTTCCCCAATGGCTGCTTATGACCTTATTTTTGGGGTAGCACATACTGTTATTTCGTTATTAATTACCATATTTGCAGCGAAATTCATTAAAGGGCAAGTTAAGCAAATGGTATTTAATACGATAGTGTTTACGTTTATGACGTTTATCATTGCATTCGAATTAAACTTAGCGTTTGATTTACCTTTCTTCTACACATGGTTAACGGTAGCAGTTGGTGAATTCGTTGTATTAGCAGTCGGCATTCCTCTTATGAGTGCTTTAAATAAACGATTAAACTTTAAATCATTAATCTAA